A window of the Drosophila simulans strain w501 chromosome 2L, Prin_Dsim_3.1, whole genome shotgun sequence genome harbors these coding sequences:
- the LOC6731433 gene encoding mediator of RNA polymerase II transcription subunit 20 — protein sequence MGVTILQPYPLPEGKSGAHIIDQLSKRLLALGATHAGQFLVDCETFISTPQPHNGAPGRAVHVLHNSEYPASTFSIIDNGTGKQVAIVADNIFDLLMLKMTNTFTSKKQTKIESRGARFEYGDFVIKLGSVTMMDHFKGILIEIEYKSCVILAYCWEMIREMLQGFLGIAVNKDFPSYFAPQTIMTAMGQQQLHAKHNDIFEPMDTVKQYLEQFTNYRKHVTLMGGMGSGPGGQQVGPNVHMSPAVAGLHRP from the coding sequence ATGGGAGTAACTATACTTCAGCCATATCCCTTGCCCGAGGGCAAATCGGGTGCGCACATAATTGATCAGCTGAGCAAGCGTCTGCTCGCCCTGGGCGCCACACATGCCGGCCAATTTCTGGTGGACTGCGAAACGTTCATCTCGACGCCACAGCCGCACAATGGAGCACCTGGACGCGCCGTCCACGTCCTGCACAACTCCGAGTATCCCGCCTCCACGTTCTCGATCATCGACAACGGCACCGGCAAACAAGTGGCCATTGTCGCCGACAACATCTTCGATCTCCTCATGCTCAAGATGACCAACACCTTTACCTCCAAAAAGCAGACCAAAATCGAGTCTCGTGGCGCTCGTTTCGAGTATGGTGACTTTGTTATCAAACTCGGTTCTGTCACCATGATGGACCACTTCAAGGGCATCCTCATCGAAATCGAGTACAAGTCGTGCGTGATTCTGGCCTACTGCTGGGAGATGATACGCGAGATGCTGCAGGGATTCCTCGGCATTGCTGTGAACAAGGACTTCCCCTCCTATTTCGCTCCACAGACAATAATGACGGCAATGGGGCAACAGCAGCTTCATGCCAAGCACAACGACATCTTCGAGCCAATGGACACCGTGAAGCAATACCTGGAGCAGTTCACCAACTATAGGAAGCATGTGACTCTTATGGGCGGCATGGGCAGTGGACCGGGTGGCCAACAAGTTGGTCCGAACGTGCATATGTCGCCGGCGGTGGCGGGTCTGCATCGACCCTGA
- the LOC6731434 gene encoding TBP-related factor, with the protein MQFHFKVADAERDRDNVAATSNAGANPHAALQPQQPVALVEPKDAQHEIRLQNIVATFSVNCELDLKAINSRTRNSEYSPKRFRGVIMRMHSPRCTALIFRTGKVICTGARNEIEADIGSRKFARILQKLGFPVKFMEYKLQNIVATVDLRFPIRLENLNQVHGQFSSYEPEMFPGLIYRMVKPRIVLLIFVNGKVVFTGAKSRKDIMDCLEAISPILLSFRKT; encoded by the exons ATGCAGTTTCACTTTAAAGTCGCGGACGCTGAAAGGGACAGGGACAATGTGGCTGCGACCAGCAACGCCGGCGCAAATCCGCACGCAGCcctgcagccgcagcagcccGTTGCCCTGGTGGAGCCCAAGGATGCACAACATGAGATACGATTGCA GAATATCGTGGCCACCTTCTCCGTGAACTGTGAACTGGATCTCAAGGCTATTAACTCGCGCACAAGGAACTCGGAGTACTCGCCCAAGCGCTTTCGGGGCGTCATCATGCGGATGCACTCGCCCAGGTGCACAGCGCTGATCTTCCGAACGGGCAAGGTCATCTGCACGGGTGCGCGAAACGAGATTGAGGCGGACATTGGATCGCGAAAGTTCGCACGCATCCTGCAGAAGCTGGGATTCCCCGTAAAGTTCATGGAATACAAGCTGCAGAACATTGTGGCCACCGTTGATCTGCGCTTCCCCATCCGCCTGGAAAACCTCAACCAGGTGCACGGCCAGTTCAGTTCCTACGAGCCGGAGATGTTTCCAGGCCTCATCTATCGCATGGTCAAGCCGCGCATCGTTCTCCTGATCTTCGTCAACGGAAAGGTTGTATTCACGGGCGCCAAGTCGCGCAAGGACATCATGGACTGCCTGGAGGCGATATCACCTATTTTACTAAGTTTTCGCAAGACGTAG
- the LOC6731435 gene encoding CD109 antigen produces the protein MMWHLLRALLVVAAVLDALQPAVGQSDTYYNPNQNQQNPQQPLLPNQQWGNNPQTNQYSNNNLNFGQTNPSDRPPYRTDSGSYNDLAGQDDYNKRLGGGGGYQDNEEPSLTRGKSSYNIKATFLESLHSREPTYFIVASRMVRPGLIYQVSVSILQAQYPITVHASIACDGVQISGDSKDVKEGIPETLLMRIPPTSVTGSYKLRVEGFYQNVFGGLAFLNETRLDFSQRSMTIFVQTDKPLYMQGETVRFRTIPITTELKGFDNPVDVYMLDPNRHILKRWLSRQSNLGSVSLEYKLSDQPTFGEWTIRVIAQGQQEESHFTVEEYYQTRFEVNVTMPAYFFTTDPFIYGRVMANFTSGLPVRGNLTIKATIRPIGYFSNQVLNEKYRLGRSPLEQTNLYNERWRYNNPNQNPQVQYNVPGQLPQDGTDLSQDILYRNQYVVERHYQFDEEWPFWVRKPEYQDSSYEAWSGTYRKTLPYLRYFNGTFDFKWPLRELELLVPNLANSEVLITATVGEKFYDEIISGYSVARVYNSSLKVVFLGDSPQVFKPAMPFTTYLAVEYHDGSPIDPNLLRQGLMEVSGFVESRNGGRRDWPAQRLPMSQQSDGIWEVKIDIRNDLNLDDRPQARDFLNGIQNMRLHANFVDPRGERIQTELLLVSHYSPRNQHIKVTTSTEKPVVGEYIIFHIRTNFYLEEFNYLIMSKGVILVNDRETITEGIKTIAVVLSSEMAPVATIVVWKINQQGQVVADSLTFPVNGISRNNFTVYINNRKARTGEKVEVAIFGEPGSYVGLSGIDSAFYTMQAGNELTYAKIITKMSNFDEQTNGTYKHIWYSHEGNPDELVYFPASSFGVDANRTFEYSGLIVFTDGYVPRRQDTCNRTLGFGECLSGRCYRLEKQCDGLFDCDDGTDEINCHVRNDTELLNYRKYRFNRVLRHYENVWLWKDVNIGPHGRYIFNVEVPDRPAYWMVSAFSVSPSKGFGMMNKALEYVGVQPFFINVEMPEACRQGEQVGIRVTVFNYMITPIEAIVVLHDSPDYKFVHVEEDGIVRSYNPRTSFGEHQFFIYLEAQGTTVVYVPVVPQRLGNVDVTLHVATLLGTDTITRTLHVESDGLPQYRHQSLLLDLSNRAYVLEYMHVNVTQTPEIPYQVDRYFVYGSNKARISVVGDVVGPIFPTMPVNASSLLYLPMESGEQNAFSFAANLYTIMYMRLINQRNKTLEKNAFYHMNIGYQRQLSFMRPDGSFSLFRSDWNNSDSSVWLTSYCLRVFQEASFYEWENFIWIDATIIEKNMRWLLQHQTPQGSFFEVTWLPDRKMNRTNFDKNITLTSHVLITLATVKDISGTLGSRVALATQRALAYIERNMDFLRHQAQPFDVAITAYALQLCNSPIAEEVFAILRRQARTIGDFMYWGNQEIPQPPRKLENQKWFSLPRLPYEYDSLNIETTAYALLVYVARREFFVDPIVRWLNSQRLNDGGWASTQDTSAALKALVEYTVRSRLREVSSLTVEIEASSQGGKTQTLYIDDTNLAKLQSIEIPDAWGTIKVQAKGAGYAILQMHVQYNVDIEKFQTKPPVPAFGLHTKAIFHGRNQSHISYVACQNWINQNESERSGMAVLDVAIPTGYWIQQQKLDTYVLSNRVRNLRRARYLERKIVFYFDYLDHEDICVNFTIERWYPVANMSRYLPVRIYDYYAPERFNESIFDALPTYLLNICEVCGSSQCPYCSIYNMGWRASMSMSLLFFSVFIYLLRSRTHLVLNMMQLLT, from the exons ATGATGTGGCACTTGCTGCGCGCCCTGCTCGTGGTAGCCGCCGTCTTGGATGCACTGCAACCGGCGGTCGGACAAAGCGACACCTACTACAACCCCAACCAGAACCAGCAGAATCCCCAGCAGCCGCTACTGCCCAACCAGCAGTGGGGTAACAATCCACAAACGAATCAgtatagcaacaacaacctaAACTTTGGACAAACAAATCCCAGCGATCGCCCGCCGTACAGGACAGATTCGGGAAGCTACAACGATCTTGCTGGGCAAGATGACTATAATAAACGAttgggaggaggaggaggctaTCAGGACAACGAGGAGCCGAGTCTGACTCGTGGAAAGTCGTCATATAACATCAAGGCCACCTTCTTGGAATCGCTGCATTCAAGGGAGCCCACTTACTTCATTGTGGCCTCTCGAATGGTCAGACCTGGTCTAATCTATCAGGTGTCCGTGTCCATTCTCCAAGCCCAGTACCCGATAACCGTTCATGCCAGCATCGCGTGCGATGGTGTCCAAATCAGCGGTGACTCTAAGGATGTCAAGGAGGGCATACCGGAGACGTTGCTCATGAGAATCCCACCAACTAGTGTGACTGGAAGCTATAAGCTTCGAGTGGAAGGCTTCTACCAGAATGTTTTCGGTGGCCTCGCCTTCCTGAACGAAACAAGACTAGACTTCTCCCAGCGCTCCATGACGATATTTGTGCAGACCGATAAGCCTCTTTATATGCAAGGGGAAACTGTGCGATTCAGGACCATTCCGATCACCACCGAACTGAAGGGATTTGACAATCCCGTCGATGTGTACATGCTGGATCCAAACAGGCATATTCTTAAACGTTGGCTGTCGCG TCAATCAAACTTGGGTTCCGTTTCGCTGGAGTACAAACTATCGGATCAGCCCACTTTTGGAGAATGGACCATCCGTGTAATTGCTCAGGGACAGCAAGAGGAGAGTCACTTCACCGTGGAGGAATACTATCAGACCCGATTCGAAGTGAATGTTACCATGCCTGCCTACTTCTTCACCACGGATCCGTTCATCTACGGAAGGGTGATGGCTAACTTCACCAGTGGCCTACCAGTTAGAGGAAATCTCACAATAAAGGCTACGATCCGGCCAATTGGATACTTCAGCAACCAAGTTCTAAATGAAAAGTATCGCCTGGGTCGATCACCTTTGGAGCAAACTAACCTCTACAATGAGCGATGGCGCTACAATAATCCCAACCAGAATCCGCAAGTGCAGTATAATGTGCCTGGACAACTGCCCCAGGATGGAACAGATCTTTCACAGGATATTTTGTACAGGAATCAATATGTGGTCGAGCGACACTATCAGTTCGACGAGGAGTGGCCATTCTGGGTTAGGAAACCCGAGTATCAGGACAGCAGCTACGAGGCGTGGAGTGGAACTTATCGAAAGACCCTGCCCTACCTGCGCTACTTCAATGGAACCTTTGACTTCAAGTGGCCATTGAGGGAGCTAGAGCTCCTGGTGCCCAATCTGGCCAACTCGGAGGTGTTGATCACGGCCACTGTTGGTGAGAAGTTCTACGATGAGATCATCAGTGGTTACTCCGTGGCCAGGGTGTACAATTCCAGTCTGAAGGTGGTATTCCTTGGCGATTCGCCGCAGGTCTTCAAGCCCGCCATGCCATTTACCACATATCTGGCAGTTGAGTACCATGATGGTTCACCAATCGATCCAAACCTATTGCGCCAGGGTTTAATGGAAGTCTCTGGTTTCGTGGAGAGCCGCAATGGTGGCAGGAGGGACTGGCCCGCCCAGCGATTGCCCATGTCGCAGCAGAGCGATGGCATTTGGGAGGTGAAGATTGACATCAGGAATGACCTGAACCTGGACGACCGCCCACAAGCAAGAGATTTCTTAAACGGCATTCAGAACATGCGCTTGCATGCGAACTTTGTGGATCCGCGTGGTGAACGCATTCAAACGGAGCTCCTTTTGGTGTCTCACTATTCGCCCAGAAATCAGCACATCAAGGTCACCACCAGCACAGAGAAACCAGTGGTTGGAGAGTATATCATCTTCCACATCCGTACGAACTTCTACCTCGAAGAATTCAACTATCTCATTATGTCAAAGGGTGTTATCCTGGTGAATGACCGCGAAACCATCACAGAGGGCATCAAAACCATTGCTGTAGTTCTGAGTTCCGAAATGGCACCGGTGGCTACGATTGTAGTGTGGAAGATTAACCAGCAGGGACAGGTTGTGGCCGATTCCCTCACGTTCCCAGTTAATGGCATCTCCCGGAATAACTTTACCGTATATATCAACAATCGCAAAGCGAGAACCGGAGAAAAAGTGGAGGTGGCCATCTTTGGAGAGCCTGGCTCGTATGTTGGTCTCTCTGGCATCGACAGTGCCTTCTACACAATGCAGGCCGGCAACGAGCTCACTTACGCCAAGATCATCACTAAGATGTCCAACTTCGACGAGCAGACCAACGGAACGTACAAGCACATTTGGTACTCTCACGAAGGCAATCCCGATGAGCTGGTGTACTTCCCCGCCTCGTCCTTTGGCGTCGATGCAAATCGCACTTTTGAGTACAGTGGACTGATCGTATTTACGGATGGTTATGTACCCAGAAGACAGGACACCTGCAATCGTACATTGGGTTTCGGAGAGTGTTTGAGTGGACGTTGCTATCGCCTGGAGAAGCAGTGCGATGGTTTGTTTGATTGTGATGATGGAACAGATGAGATCAATTGCCATGTGCGTAATGACACAGAGCTGTTGAACTACAGAAAGTACCGATTCAATCGCGTGCTCCGGCATTATGAGAATGTGTGGCTCTGGAAGGATGTGAACATTGGACCACATGGTCGATACATCTTTAATGTGGAGGTTCCTGATCGCCCCGCCTACTGGATGGTCAGTGCGTTTAGTGTGAGTCCATCCAAAGGCTTTGGAATGATGAACAAGGCCTTGGAGTACGTTGGTGTCCAACCTTTCTTCATAAACGTGGAAATGCCGGAGGCTTGCCGACAAGGCGAGCAGGTGGGCATCCGTGTCACTGTTTTCAACTACATGATAACCCCCATCGAGGCCATTGTCGTACTGCACGACAGTCCGGACTACAAGTTTGTGCACGTGGAGGAGGATGGCATCGTCAGATCGTATAACCCCAGAACCAGCTTTGGTGAACATCAATTCTTCATCTACTTGGAGGCCCAAGGAACGACGGTGGTTTACGTGCCCGTTGTGCCTCAGCGTCTGGGCAATGTGGATGTGACCCTACATGTGGCTACTTTGCTTGGAACAGATACCATAACGCGAACACTGCATGTAGAATCGGATGGTCTGCCACAGTATCGTCATCAATCCTTGCTACTGGATCTCTCTAACCGCGCCTACGTCCTGGAATACATGCATGTTAATGTAACCCAAACGCCAGAAATTCCATATCAAGTGGATCGTTACTTTGTGTACGGCTCAAACAAGGCTAGGATATCAGTAGTGGGTGATGTCGTGGGTCCCATTTTTCCCACCATGCCCGTAAATGCTAGCTCCCTGCTTTACTTGCCCATGGAGTCGGGCGAACAGAATGCTTTCAGTTTCGCCGCCAATCTCTACACGATTATGTACATGCGCTTAATTAATCAGCGCAACAAAACGCTGGAGAAGAATGCATTCTACCACATGAACATTGGCTATCAGCGGCAGTTGAGTTTTATGCGGCCCGATGGCAGCTTCTCACTGTTCCGTTCCGATTGGAACAACTCCGATTCGTCCGTCTGGTTGACCAGCTACTGCCTGAGGGTGTTCCAAGAGGCCAGCTTCTACGAATGGGAGAACTTCATCTGGATCGATGCCACAATCATTGAAAAGAACATGAGATGGCTTCTGCAACACCAGACGCCACAGGGATCCTTCTTCGAGGTCACATGGCTGCCGGATAGGAAGATGAATCGCACCAACTTTGACAAGAACATCACGCTAACGTCCCACGTACTCATAACCTTGGCCACCGTAAAGGATATCTCTGGCACTCTGGGCTCTCGAGTTGCTTTGGCCACGCAGCGTGCCTTGGCGTATATAGAACGAAATATGGACTTCCTGAGACACCAGGCGCAACCTTTTGATGTGGCCATTACAGCGTACGCCCTGCAGCTCTGTAACTCTCCGATTGCCGAGGAAGTATTTGCCATCCTGCGACGTCAGGCCAGGACTATAGGCGATTTTATGTACTGGGGTAACCAGGAAATACCACAACCGCCGCGCAAGCTGGAGAATCAAAAGTGGTTCTCGCTGCCCCGTCTGCCATACGAATATGATTCGCTGAATATAGAGACAACCGCCTACGCTCTATTGGTTTATGTGGCGCGCCGTGAGTTCTTCGTGGATCCCATTGTGCGGTGGCTGAACTCGCAGCGCTTAAACGACGGCGGATGGGCCTCCACCCAGGATACCAGTGCTGCACTCAAGGCTCTTGTGGAGTACACAGTGCGATCTAGGCTGCGCGAGGTTTCCTCGTTGACCGTGGAGATCGAGGCCTCTTCGCAGGGCGGCAAAACACAAACGCTTTACATTGATGACACGAATCTGGCGAAATTGCAGAGTATCGAG ATTCCAGATGCCTGGGGCACCATCAAGGTTCAGGCCAAGGGTGCTGGCTATGCCATCCTGCAGATGCACGTGCAGTACAATGTGGACATTGAGAAGTTCCAGACCAAGCCGCCAGTGCCAGCCTTCGGACTGCACACCAAGGCAATCTTCCACGGCAGGAATCAGTCGCATATCTCCTATGTTGCTTGTCAAAA TTGGATAAACCAAAACGAGTCGGAGCGCTCAGGCATGGCGGTCTTGGATGTGGCCATACCGACTGGCTATTGGATACAGCAGCAGAAACTGGACACTTATGTGCTCAGCAACCGTGTGAGGAATTTGAGAAGGGCTCGTTATCTAGAACGCAAGATTGTCTTTTACTTCGATTAT CTTGATCATGAGGACATCTGTGTAAACTTTACCATTGAGCGTTGGTATCCAGTGGCCAATATGTCTCGTTATCTGCCGGTGCGCATTTACGACTACTATGCACCTG AACGATTCAACGAATCAATATTCGATGCCCTGCCCACATATCTGCTGAACATTTGCGAGGTGTGCGGCAGCTCTCAGTGTCCGTACTGCTCCATCTACAACATGGGCTGGCGCGcctccatgtccatgtccctGCTCTTCTTCAGCGTATTCATATACCTACTGCGAAGTCGCACGCACCTGGTCCTAAACATGATGCAACTGCTCACATAG